Proteins encoded together in one Ferroglobus placidus DSM 10642 window:
- a CDS encoding pyruvoyl-dependent arginine decarboxylase — MFEAVKGELAGFRRVPEQKSGSYPLSATKLIPRKVFFTTGVGKHEDALVSFELALRDARIEKFNLVTVSSIFPPSCEIIGIEDGLRELFPGQIVFCVMSRMTSNKKGERIFASVGAAIPPDPSLNGYLTEYHGYCNGENAGKIAEENAAYMLRTAFGIEPARTFSITAEAEVEEFTTVVAAAVFVL, encoded by the coding sequence ATGTTTGAGGCAGTAAAAGGAGAATTAGCTGGGTTTAGGCGAGTTCCAGAGCAAAAGAGCGGTTCTTATCCACTTTCGGCAACGAAGTTGATTCCGAGAAAAGTGTTTTTCACTACCGGCGTTGGAAAGCATGAAGATGCGCTTGTAAGCTTTGAACTCGCTTTGAGAGATGCGAGGATAGAGAAGTTCAATCTCGTCACGGTTAGCAGCATATTTCCGCCGAGCTGCGAGATAATCGGTATCGAAGATGGTCTCAGAGAGCTTTTTCCCGGACAAATCGTTTTCTGCGTGATGTCGAGGATGACGAGCAATAAAAAAGGAGAAAGAATTTTTGCAAGTGTTGGGGCAGCAATTCCTCCGGATCCGAGTTTAAACGGCTACTTAACCGAATACCACGGGTACTGCAACGGAGAAAATGCTGGGAAGATTGCTGAAGAGAATGCAGCTTACATGCTTAGAACGGCTTTCGGAATCGAGCCGGCTAGAACTTTCAGCATTACCGCTGAAGCTGAGGTCGAAGAGTTTACGACGGTTGTGGCAGCGGCGGTGTTCGTTTTATGA